The nucleotide sequence AAAGTATTCcagtttaaatttcatatttcatatttcaaattaactgttaaggtttttttttacaccgACAGGTTCATTAAGCAACATACCCTATcttgtgtaatattatttgtctgtttgtttttgtttttttttagccatggatttgtcgatctatgagtttgactgtccatctagtatttttttgcccctcttttatctGCATgcttacagttatttttttttgtcaatgaaattaatgtctttcaatcatataaaaaaatcaagttcgtttaaaaaaaatattaagcaaTGTTATGAATACTtacttaaaagttttaaattcgCCTCTCAAATTACtgtttcagtgattttacaaaacaGAATTCACTTAAAAGGGTGATGCTGCAAACACGTTGATAAAAAGAACTCCTGACtgttttaccccccccccccccccaaaaaaaaaacaaaacaacatttcaGGCAaaagtaatataccgctgttcgaaattcataaatcgattgagaaaaaaacaaaacctggttttgtggctagccaaacctcccgcttttatggcaatattgaatataacattaaaatgaaaacattacatgacaggactacaatacaaataagtAGGAGAATATAAAGGACAGATAAACACACGAATAAtggctaacaaaaggtaccaggtttaaaattgatacgccagacgcgcgtttcgtccactcaatactaaccagtgacgctcagatataaaaaaaaaagcgctATGAAGTAAAACTAGCTTTTATCCGGCGACTAGAACTGTCCGCGAAAGATAAGTAAAACTTCGACAATTGGAATCGTTAGCATGACATGTATCTATAATATAATTTTACTCAATACTCCTATCGATTGTATTTTGCGGAATGATTCAGTCTCCAAGTAACTTCATAATctgttttttatttacagaaaataaacaataacattCGAAATCAGTACATATTTGAGATATGATGAAATGCAATAAAAAAGGCAGCATAATTCCGGAGTCAGAGATAGAAGTTAGATCTTGCGCTAAAAGTGAAAGTAACGAGAATGACCAGCAAAGTGATAGCGATGCAGTGGAGGAAGCAAGAGCGTCTGAAATCAGAAGTTTATGTAACCACTGGAAAATGTTCGTTGTGATCATCATTCCTATATCAGCAATAATAATGCTGTCTGGAATTTCATTAAATCGAGCATCTAGAATCCGACAAAGTACATCAATAGCTATAGAGAATATAGAGTACAATTTTAAAATGAGTGAACTGATAAAGCATCTACAACGAGAACGAGGCATGTCTACATCTTTCATTGGGACATCAAATGTATCATCTGCTATATTAAACCAGCTTCATATACTGAGACAAGAAACGAATACAAGTTTGATCAGCGTAAAGTGGCCTTACTCTGGTATTTTTGTAAGGAAtttttattggacagtagaagaTTTGCTATCATCGCTAGCTGATCATAGAAGGTATGTTGAGAACAGATCTATAAATATTCTCAATAATTTAGACTATTATACTACAATTACTCATGCCTTGTTGAGGTATATAGTTCAGTCTATTACTCCATCGGATAATGCAGCAGTACAACAGATGGTGGTGGCTACTGAAGCTCTATTATCATTGGCAGATGACATAGGGATACAAAGAGCTCTTGGGACGACATTTTTTACATCTTGTGGATGGCAATCTACAGAAATAGAGACATACTATATGACATTACATGGACGGTCATCGGCGTTTTTAGACACAGCAATACATCATCATGGGAACATTGAAACACAAGTCAGAGAAAAGATGCAAAACTCTGCTTACTTGTCATATTTTGCCGATCAATAttattcatttgaattgtttaaggattatacaaatatttgttccAATACGTCACAGTCTGAGAGAGAAACTAAAAGTATAGAATGGTTTAGTAATATGAcaatattcattgatatattTTTCGAAATTCGACAAGCTATTAACACAGATATACAATCTTTTTCAGAAGCTATACAAATAGTTGCCCAGTTTGAGTTTAATCTCTTTCTATCTACTTTGATAGCTGTTGTAACAGTTAGCGCTATTTTGTTTACATCGTATGTGTACTCTGTTGCCAAAAtgacaggaaatttattaaagttTGCTGAGAAAATTAAACGAAAGACCGACAAGATAGCAACAGAGAAAAACAAGACTGATGTTTTACTTTATCAGATGTTACCAAAACAAATTGtaataaatttgaaaacaggGACGTCTTCTATTGCGGAATTTTTCAATGAAGTGACAATATACTTTAGTGATATTGTAGACTTTACGCAACTAGGAGCTGAAAGTAGCCCAATTGAAATTGTTAACCTACTAAATGACTTATACAGGTATGTTTATTCTTAACTTTTATAAAATGACGTGCTACAAAAATTTAGAAATCCAGtaaaactttatcaaaaactgaTTAATAAAACTGAATAGGTAAATGTAGAAATAATGATTTTACTCTGAATGGAATAAAAGGTTAAATAATATctccaagaaaaaatcaaaacgtaATCCTCTTAtctaatgacaaaatcaaaagctcaacacCATTTCACAAACTTTTAGTTTATAGCTTATACAAAATTGatcaaatgactaaaatatttCAACAGCTTATTaatgtctggcgtatatacaaaatttagtcctggtatctatgatgagattatttaaTTCCACAGTTATTCATCAACTCAAAATAATCTCACACAAGTGTGTATTGTTTATTACCAGAATGTTGCAGtcgataaaaaaagaaaattgtcagTTGTGCTCTGATATTTGGTCCATGTTTTGGGTTTCTTTCGGTCAACTTTTTAACGATTGATATCTTAAAGTTTAAATACACAACTATGAGTGTAACCTACCCATTATAATTACAGTGTTAACGtaatgattaattgattgttgtttgtttgaaATCCAGTTGCAAATAAAACACGCATGTACATGTACGAACACTGTAAACGTAGAACTTGCACCAATttcctcttttattttttttcaattttacccaatacatgtatatgttgttaTTGCAGTTTATTTGACGAATGTATAGATAAGTATGATGTTTATAAAGTGGAAACGATTGGTGATTCTTACATGGTTGCCAGTGGTGTACCGACACCTAACGGATGGAATCATGCTCCGGAAATAGCATTAATGGCCTTGAGAATCCGACAGGAAGTCAACGGGTATGATATACCACATATGCCGGGTAGAACTTTGAAGATAAGAATTGGACTTCATTCAGGTTGGTTCAAAAAGATTTTTGTATTCAATGTTTCATTGGGTTGCTATTTCATTGACATATACTCGACATTagttttaattcatttgattgaagtcatataaaatttaaattaaaacaatgatgcatatttttttttataactaattggCTTCTATTTAtcataaaacttatgtacatatactttttttctcaagacaattatataatttgtccaaattttaaagatttgttttaattgtttattgatggtttacttataaaaaaaaataacggtactaattttcttgcaccagatgcgcatttcgacaatacatgtctcttcagtgatgctcgtggccaaaatatttgaaatccaaagcttatataaaagatgaagagctataatccaaaaggtccaaaaagtaaagccaaatccgtgaaaggaatcagagcttttataaggtgacaatcggtaaacatCGGTTTTAAAACACGACAAccaattagctgccatattttcacatcataataGACCGAGAGAAAATTattttgacgattatacgatataaatgcgtaacaaaatgacaaaaacgTGCACAGTTGACTTAGTTTATGATatgtacatgcattggttcaagaattggataaacattatttttcatcagTTACTCGTTTCAGATGACTTTAAGAATGgcatgtttatattgtatttgtaAAATGCACGTGGATTTAAAAAGAAACTCTTTATATATCCAGTTCTTCGGTTGTTCAAAAATGTTTGTTATGTAATCTCCCGTATTCATTAAAGTTTGATTTATCTATATATAGTCTATGTTACGTTAAAGGTTTTGTTTAAataatctaaagattttaaagtAAACTTTGATTTTAACGGTAAGAGTATATATCTTGATCTTCAAATATGTTTTCATCGGTAGTTACTTTAGAATTTCAGATATTGTTTATATTCTTTATTGTCTTTCTGTGGTTTTTGTATAACTGTTGACGGAATATGTGGCTGCTATGTTAGCGTTATCATTTGTTTCTGATATTTCAAGATTTACTTGAGTTTTCTAGTTGCAGGACTTGTATTtcgctttatatatttttttaaattaccgtACGTAATGTTATGCCACATACAAGAAATTTCTAATAATTAGCTTACAAAAGGACCTTCTGATAATGCCAAATAACAGTTACAAAAAAGCGAAGCTAGAATCACCTGGTTAGAAATAAAACTAGTTAAACGATAGGCTTAGCTAAAAACGTATTGATTATAATGGGCATCAGTTATCCAATGAGCTAAGATGGTAAAAACATAGGTtctgaaatgtttttttcttcttcgaaACAGATTAAGTTtgacatttgttaacatttaatgTTTCATTGAGCTGGATATGACATTTTAACTTAGTGTTAGTCTGCGCCATGCATTCATAGAAGAAACGCTTCTCCTGTCAAACCACCCACTATTGTTTCTTTTGAAGTTAATGGTTTTCCCTCAGATGTTGCCACATGTGGAGGTTTGTTTTGCtcagtctttacttttctatgttttatcttgtgtactattatttgtctgtttgtcttacttttctttagtcatggcgttgtcagtttatttttaatctatgagtttgactgtccctctggtatctttcggcctcttttttttgtttttaacctTCAAATTAAATTCTTCGATTTATGAGACTTGGAAAAACCCAACATGTATATTTCGAttcaaaatatatctaaaaaGATGTCAATGCGTTTGCTAATTTCTATCTTCACAGAAAGCTATATGTTAATCACTATTTACATCTACAACAAGAGAGTGACATCAGAACCGTGAGATGTCTGCATTAAAATCTAAAGTTAATGTTAACTTGCTCATGTATACATCAAATTAACTTAATTCTTTTACTTagttaatttaaatatatttgcaatCTCAGGAACCAAATAATAGTTCTTTTCACACCGCCTAC is from Mytilus galloprovincialis chromosome 6, xbMytGall1.hap1.1, whole genome shotgun sequence and encodes:
- the LOC143081037 gene encoding atrial natriuretic peptide receptor 2-like translates to MTGNLLKFAEKIKRKTDKIATEKNKTDVLLYQMLPKQIVINLKTGTSSIAEFFNEVTIYFSDIVDFTQLGAESSPIEIVNLLNDLYSLFDECIDKYDVYKVETIGDSYMVASGVPTPNGWNHAPEIALMALRIRQEVNGYDIPHMPGRTLKIRIGLHSGPCVAGCVGTKMPRYCLFGDTVNTASRMQSFGIGGKIHISSVTQEILSHHGNFITEFRGLIDVKGKGQMATYWLEEFQVAKHV